The sequence gaaacgctcggaaatgcatacctctacttgttcatcgaatatctcggctttgaaggcttgtatcatgaaTCTACTGTGACAAAGTCTAGCTAATTTAGTTtaaatgcgattagtacataaaaacatatatgttatcgcgataaaaataaagtcttgtatttttgtgtgaaacaaggtcagtttcaatgcatccgccattttttttcgctttggtttcctgatagcatcctgaaaaggagagagaaatgagattggctcgacaaggcagccaaacacacagacgtttcattgtatataaccacatttttttgtttcgcattcaatctttgtgaacgttggatattttttcagtgttcattggaatccatgtaatgtccaaccataaatcaaataaacatagattttccagtgtaatagtaatgtagttgagcaacctgtgacaccaaaagcaccgtctggtggagaatgggtgcgtaaatgctcctaaaatgcatgcaaaaagttgcctgcgcatttaacacaaccacagtagctaatggaaaaaagtacacccgtttgtcactagaggtgctgttagtgtcaccgtacagtgagaaatctatgtttatttgatttatggtccaacccatacgatagatttaggtgctggcaacccggtacagtttgctcatatacaagAGAGTACAAGATAAATactatgcgcaaagggaattgagcgagccacatggtcgatttaaaactcaacacgcgaccctctgtcctcagaccttaatgggGTTTCAAATTTGaggtttgaggacccggcgccttccaccagcaacatccggccatataataaataatttcgctgtacctgcttaaacccgcctgatggtttgtttgttagaagagcACGTCTTACTCATTTTAGACCTTCTGAGAGAAACAcgaagcttcccccacgtgactcaggttggcaatccactccatcatccagtcattcacttgtaagataccctgatgcactccctgcccctccctgttgtcgatataattgagcataatacaatacaatatcatACAATACAATGTaacataatttaatataatacaatacaatataacattatataatataatataactacagagaacagacatccaagctagtacaacctttttaaaaagtgatgtaaaacacacaagtgaaaatccgttaaaaatcacctttgcacacgactttgcatgcatgaatgtctgttggatatctgttctctgtgatataacttaatataatataatataatataatataatataatgtaatataatataatacaacataatgtaatataatacaatatattctaacaacatctatatatatataaaaatgcagagatcattctttgtaatcgcatcacgtaagaacggatggacggattgagatgcttttttttttgtttgatcagtttttacccccaccgggttcgtacatcaaaaaaattaggaaaacccggaaaagtgggaaaaaccaataaagttattttgtatggacaatggaattttccactgaaaaagtcgccaatgattgctagatcatcgataggtgtttggcgcataacgagttgcataagtgtttggccgtcgaagaaaggaatactagatcgatgaaagaatcttttggcgcgcaacgagtagttttgtgtgaattcatgtggttcgtcatttcgagccacgtgcttaattgggtatcaacattattgattgccaaatgattcaatgatggaacgcatatgagtgttctagctataccgtaaacatgatcaaaagttctgatactgtttaccagaagatgcattgtgtgcaatgtaatcagttatagttgtttattgttggccatcgtaggcgtgagttgcacaaatcaccttataaatagaacgatttttgtacaaatcaatgataagatgctgctgtttaaataatgagatcaatcatagaggtttgctttgaatttagcatgctgaagttcgttcgcgtcgggtaaattctggtggattgaaaaccattagttgtgagattttatgcattgacttgaacgataagctgcatactggtacaatcatacctcatcttcactcctctgtaacagaagaactgcacattattttcatataaaactttctgatatagattctcagtgccgaactccaccattcattaattgtaggtggggtactaaacaaaattttgtggtgttgactaatgagatgactattaataaaactattaaacaaatgcagtgttcatgtaaaagttaatggatacaatattcaaaagaatggtaacttgaactttcgaaaGTCCACACgggaagaccgaaattagcattttggcgaaaaaattagttgaataaaatatttgttgaaataactatttttttagttgaattcaccaattaaacgttctgtcatttcttagctaaggcacacttcattcccattcaactaattgtttagttgaattagagaaataaaacgttgttttcaaccaacatgaatggttgaattggtttctgcaatttgcagctatatggcgctctgtcaccgaaaaaatgttaacaccgtaatgactactagccactagatggcacactactaccgaaaaaaatttcagccgcggttgtcttttctatattggcaggtataaatacgatgttataatggataatggtataaatacgatggagacataaacgaaacataaacttctttttgaaattttttcttctaaatcactgttttcttcattcgatttcgcgaaatcgactctctcactgaaaactttgagcactcggaatacaaaaaccgaaaacaagtagtacaccagacggcgtagcccggaaggttggaagatacaaaaaacatcatttgacataaacaattagagtgcaacattcgaaacttactccactgttccgcgtaaaaacattattatgcacaatcgtttcaaatgcgcacaaattctgaaaaaatgcacttttcactaagagtttacgtcatttttacaacgcggtttagaaatttatatatcgatatatcgtaacacatacgaaaaacatctaaacaattcgcaagcagtttcaacaagactgtcctttttagctttttaatggtttgttttgctttgacacttctcatgagattttagctaataaacttgttaataaaacccatttcatttttgtttttattgtgctatctttcagtaatgacggtgattcataaatagtaacaaattttctgattttaaaaacaaaattagttgtcaatgagaatttcgtgttggattgaaatattgctggtttatgtccaggatatttgccaactaaacacattctctaaaaataagagtttttttcagcaaagcaaattctcaattttaactaattttatagttattttgaaaattttgttgttaaaatcaactaattcaaaaacagtaatacgaattaggcgcagagctaatttcgggcgttccgtgcaagaattactcattttatcattcgattttttaacaatatcaaactaaacatagtactcaaggaggagtaaggatttgaagataaagtgcggaaaattcgacgaaacaaggttcatttaagtaagaagaatatttctcgcatctaaacttttaccgtctaccagaggagtcgaacttagcgatgcgaaacatccgagtctctgatatgttaaaaatttacaaaatagttactgactgaccagaagtcatacattaaaagtaaaaataaagttttatcgctaaattgttaatggaaattttttcctgtgattgtcacgctacgaacattcatcaaacacgattaaataatatcaccagactagcgagaagtgacgaactacaagtcgcgagggcagcttttgtaaatttgttctaatcaatttaaagtagtcatctcagttatttttgcttcactttgtattccatatgtcgaaaccatttttattccatatgtcgaaaccgAGATAGGAAcctgtgaggacttagttatcccACCATTTCATCCTTAAATACTTCAACGTATAAAGCGGAATACGTTTTACGAGTAAGAATAACTGTttggattttcataatttttcttttattagtGTTCTATGTAGGATCGTTATatgtccaccaaacaggtaagctgtGTGACATCTGGCGGTattatttcaaccaagaattgatccactggttttccGTTCCAtttcgtaaaaggccactaaaacgggagctcgcaaggcaaggtgtatttccgtgccgatgtcTGAATGACTGCAGAAGCCTAAAAAAAGGCAGACTGACTAATTGAAGGCATAGGCAGAAAATATGTCTGTTTTTGCGGTATATTTGCCGTAGACCCGtctttgatttatttattttttattaatttacaatCAACGGACACAATTTGGTCCCAATGATAAAATTcttaataatattcagaaaatttgtacgtattctgcTTCGTGACACGTTAAAATCATAACCAGATGAAACACGGTTGAACGATCTTTGTGAACTAATAATAGAACCGTTTGCGCCATAGTTGGTACGTCTTATAGGAAGACGAAGAAAAgcactgttgcggagagctctgggtcCCACATTAATATTAACTTAATTGAGCAAAACGTGACAGTCGATCCTaccgttgaatatatctgatattaTCAAAGCGCGTGATAATTTCCGTCGCACTTGTAATGTGCCGGGACCAATTgataacccgcgactttcataactaggtAGGTCTTCGCCGAGCGATGACTTCGTATTCTTCATATTATAAGAATTCTAGTGCAGCTAAGCCATCAATAGTACATTCATTTCTATTTATTCGCTCTCATACAATATTGTTGTTTATAATGTTAGTTCATCACGTTCATCCTATACGAGACATGACCTCATAAGATGGAGTTGGGATTTCACCCGACGTTGAAAATTCGGATGCTGGAAATTGTCAGTCATCAATCAGCACAGGATTGGgttgtatccaaacatgccagctactttgCCAGCGCAGCTCGCAAACTCGCGCTCAGACAGTAGCATTCTTagcagatttgaatctgaaaatgtcaaaatgtctgTTGCATTTGCCCAAGTATCATTGCAGGATTTTTGTctgagctctgactggacattggaaACTGAACTTATCACAtgactactattcaacgtgctgagtattatgtTTGTGATTTGTTTAAGTTCGATTGCGTACTTCatagcatctgatatgtaactgtcccgcgtagacgcaactacgtatccgatcTTTGGTTCTAtatacatggttgaatctgtgtatggtaAGCTAGAATTGAAAGCTATTCTATCTTTGCTCATCCAATGCactgtggtccgaaacgggaaattagtgtgacaaattattaattttcacagatattttcactattaaatattagttttttgtagttggtgtcttcacaaaagttgtttgtaatcaaatgtcgctccttttgatgtaaaaagttgaactcaaaaacgattttattgtacaataaagttgcaggaaattttattttgagtaactttgctgaaaaaagcaccacagtatctctaatcctcagttgctcaaactcaatttaagtaattattttggtaataaattaattaaattgttcagcaaaaaaatctattttcggttgtagtttttgtgtgtctcatttctcgaatggacaatgtatgcaACACttgatttgatactattattttactaaaggaagtatgttgatacgttaaggcgtttaagagatatgcaatgtttttgagtttttttaaaggtattttaagactaatttgaatgagttaaaaaaataatacccttccaattttctctttactttttacttatattatgacctttcaggaaccgcataggatacaattTTATCGCTCTggtatctaatgaatattggtatttgaaggttgactagtttttgacgaaaaaaacaatcataacaataattactggtagctcatatgaaaaagcttagttCAGCAAAGTTGTGCGCAGTAACTAGTTTAATAACTCTTTTGGAAACAACTTTagcatagaacgtttcacaaaacaagttagaacaaaaaaagtgatttttctggAGCCACCCTACTACTTTTActtgggaaaattgatgtaagctAGTTGGTGCTTTACAAGTTTCGCTgatacaaaaaatcacttgtgagctTCTAGGTTCAGAGTTCTGTGGATGTTTGTTTCATGAATAAAAATCTAGGAAGTGATTTTTTGAGTCACTTAGTTTTTTGTCAgtaaatctcttgaactgattttttccctaatgataatgaaaagaactttttctgatcatgattttcccaacattgCCTCGAACAAGCCGATGAGGTTGCTCATTGAAGATTGTAGCCTTGTGATCATTCGTAGCCTTAGTGACGCCATCTGTCATACCGGGGACTTTTTGGCCGACATGTTAGAAATAAATCAATATAGATAGAGAAGCTGTATGGATCGACTCGGTCTGTGCCAaaagaaagagaaaaaataGATGGAGAAACAGCTAACATTTGAATGGAGTTTCGGGtggaattttcttgcaaataaaTTCGTAAATTGTGTCAAGTTATGATAATTTATTTTGATGATTCCATTGGAACAAATGTTCATACAATGATCATTACCGTATACTGTCCTATGCTATTGAGGCAAAATCATTTGCGCGTAGATTTCTTATAAAAGATGGAATAATCTGTTGCTATCGGAATTCTACTATTTAGATACGATTTGTGTTACGACGTTAAAAACCTGgcaaactgaaactgatttacatgtatttttagaaaaaatgtcACCGAAagtcatgtgcacggaaaagtgtTACTCTGGAATTCCTTAAGTGGAACAAAATagtgcatgtttttttttttattcttacgGCTGAATTCATGTGATATTTAAAAGTATCAGCGGTTTGTGAGAGTAATACTACTGTCAATACACAACAGTAATGTTAAAATTCTTTCAATACATCGACTCTATCTGAATGCACCTGGGCACAAAATGTCCATCACATTATGAAACAGTTTCGCCAAAATACTAAGTATTGACAATAGTATCGAGCCGTGTAAAGATCACTGTAGATCTTTATTCTGTGCAGTATTATTGTCGAAAATAGTACTTTTATGTAATTTTGCATCGATATCTACTATAATTAAATCAATCAGCTGCTCAAATTTGATCAACGCTACTCCGATTTTCGCGGTCTTTCTACAAATAAACTAATTAAAATATAAAGATgctccaacaacaacaacaaaatatacTAAAACGAAAATAATCTAACACTCAATCATGCCGTTGTCGGTGGTTTTTTGCTCATTCAGCCAGCCTAGTTTTCTATATCAACTGCATTAATTGCTAACTCGTATGCGCTCGCTGCCGGTGAACTACTCTCCAAGCACTCAGGGGTAAACTCTGCAGGTATCGTATTTTGTGTTTGCCCCATTGAAACCATAAAATGCCGTACACCAAACAGATGACGATCTCAATGTAGTAACCGTCGATTTGAAGTTCGCACTTACCACCTCCGTTCAGGCATGCCTGCATAAAAAAGACGAAATACATAAAAATGCCGTTGGCTTCAACGCTGTTCCTACCTCTTGTTGTTCGTTATCGGAACACGTATTGTCAGTTGGATTCGTACAACGCTTCCAGGTCAGCACATCCACCATCCAGAGGACAACCGTGGTTGGCCAGTTGCCACCGAGATTACTTAACGTGTTCAGTAGTGTCATATATGTTCCTCCGACGGCTGGATCGCTTATTCGTGCGAAAAAGGCCATCACCGCAACGAACATACTATAAAGAGCTATCTGGTAGAGACCGTAGTTGACTAATAATATCAGATAATAGTAGTAAGGAACATGATGGTTGTGTATCATAGCCGGTGTGAACCAAACGACGGCAGCAGCGACTATCGTTAAGGCTATCCGATACGGAATGGCTTTCAGGTAGACCTCCATAGGACGTGGCCCTGTCGTATATTTACTAATCACTAGTGGCAGAATTATCTGCAGAGGAACCAGTGGTACCACTAGCAGAGCAAGTTTATCCTTCGGAACACCAGCGtcgatcagtttcagtgagctAACAGCATCGCAAGCGGCAAAACCTATCTTCACCGTCAGTAGAATGGCGGTTAAAATCATAATTGGCTTCATTTTGATAATGTCGAACAGAAGTTTGTAGGTTTGTTTTATATCCAACTCCAAGTGTTCATCATGTCCACGATCTATGCTTGGCAAGGATTCCCGTTTCAGAAGTGCCACAAAAGTGGTGGTGACGAGGAATACCAAACCCCAGAACCAAAGAAATCCAGGAAGCGTTACCAAACCCTCGTCCGAGGGTTCCGATCGTAAATAGCTGTTGCAAAATTCGGCCGATTCCAGTGCCATGAAAGCCACGTATCCCAGAAAGTATCCAGCCGTTTGACCCACGCTGTTACAGGTCGAAGCATGACCCACATTGCATCGTTTCAACATTGTTAGTGCCCAACCATCCACTGCGATGTCCTGCGTAGCCGCAAGAAAattcaaagcgaaaaaaatcccGGTTAGTATCGGTATATTTGGCGCCAACGTGCCATCCTCGGAACTACTGCCAAGCCATCGGTTCACATGCATCGATAGAATGATCATAAAAAGTCCAATCAAATACTGGGTCGGTATAAGCCACGATTTCCGGCGTCCGAAACGATTATAGTACAGCGAATCAACGATAGGCGCCCACAGCAGCTTCATACTGAACGGCCAATGAGCGAAACTGAATTCTGCCTGCAATTGAGAACGAAAATAACGGTAGGTTTCCGATAGAGGAATTACATGTCAGAAATTGACTGTTCATATTAATTCATAcacattaaaaaattttttttttcatttatgaaCCAAGTTAATCTATTGAAACCCTATTCTATAGCATCCCATTGTGTAATGGTGCTTAATTACCACTCCATCATTCTTATCTTTATTATCAGTGTACCACACTTTTGTTATGACAACGCAGGAACAAACTACGAATTACATTACAATTCAACCTTGAATCCTTTTCTGTCGTATAAAATTAATCTTACTAACAAATTCACGATATTTGCATAATATCTCATACCTGCTGTTTGTAACTAGCTCCACGGTTCTGCAACAGCATTGGAATTGCCGCCGCCAATCCAATGGGAATTCCTTGTAGCAGGTACAGGAAAAATAGGATAGCTATGTTGCTCCAATCGCCCCGCAAATTGCTAGGTTCATGTTTTTCATCTTCATGATCGGTGGTTGGCAATGATTTCAGTAACTCGACCTGATCGGATCGTTGGTCCGGTCTCTTGCGTACGCTCATCGTTTTCTGGTTTTAATTcacgaaattaaaaattttgagtTTTAACAAACTGCTTTACCGCTGCAAATAAAGGTACACGTCACTGAAATGTTTAACGTTCGACGATTTCTGCTAGCGTAtgctaaatatcaaaaacgcttGAATAGTACACCTATTGCATATAGTAATATAATTTGCGAATATCGCGACTATCTGGAATGCATAATCAATCACTGATTAATGAAcagtttcattcaaaatgcaTAAACTAATCTATATTTTATGAGTTTAATGAAACCAATTCGCTCATGATCAGAATTCAATACTCACTAGAATGACGGAAGAAAACGcattgaagaaaaaatatttggttttgtTGACGTCGCAAATAATCTGTACGTTTGTTTACtatgaactgtcaaaaattgtgAGAGCTGTCAATTATCAGAGAGCGCCAGCGCCGACGAAGGCGGCGAGCCAAGAGCGATTTCAGCGAGAGATTCAAAAACGTTCGATAACCGCGATAACCGTGAAGTTAGTCCAAGTCCAacccaaaaaaaagaaaaccgaGAATACCCTACAGGTCAGTGAAACCTAAATACCCAAAATTATTCTTGATAAAAATTTAAGATTTTTCCAGGAGAGAAAAACATTTTATTGCTCAAAAATGCGTCGAAGTTGTGCTCCATCTATGAAAC comes from Malaya genurostris strain Urasoe2022 chromosome 3, Malgen_1.1, whole genome shotgun sequence and encodes:
- the LOC131435968 gene encoding acetyl-coenzyme A transporter 1 isoform X2, whose protein sequence is MKLLWAPIVDSLYYNRFGRRKSWLIPTQYLIGLFMIILSMHVNRWLGSSSEDGTLAPNIPILTGIFFALNFLAATQDIAVDGWALTMLKRCNVGHASTCNSVGQTAGYFLGYVAFMALESAEFCNSYLRSEPSDEGLVTLPGFLWFWGLVFLVTTTFVALLKRESLPSIDRGHDEHLELDIKQTYKLLFDIIKMKPIMILTAILLTVKIGFAACDAVSSLKLIDAGVPKDKLALLVVPLVPLQIILPLVISKYTTGPRPMEVYLKAIPYRIALTIVAAAVVWFTPAMIHNHHVPYYYYLILLVNYGLYQIALYSMFVAVMAFFARISDPAVGGTYMTLLNTLSNLGGNWPTTVVLWMVDVLTWKRCTNPTDNTCSDNEQQEACLNGGGKCELQIDGYYIEIVICLVYGILWFQWGKHKIRYLQSLPLSAWRVVHRQRAHTS
- the LOC131435968 gene encoding acetyl-coenzyme A transporter 1 isoform X1 — protein: MSVRKRPDQRSDQVELLKSLPTTDHEDEKHEPSNLRGDWSNIAILFFLYLLQGIPIGLAAAIPMLLQNRGASYKQQAEFSFAHWPFSMKLLWAPIVDSLYYNRFGRRKSWLIPTQYLIGLFMIILSMHVNRWLGSSSEDGTLAPNIPILTGIFFALNFLAATQDIAVDGWALTMLKRCNVGHASTCNSVGQTAGYFLGYVAFMALESAEFCNSYLRSEPSDEGLVTLPGFLWFWGLVFLVTTTFVALLKRESLPSIDRGHDEHLELDIKQTYKLLFDIIKMKPIMILTAILLTVKIGFAACDAVSSLKLIDAGVPKDKLALLVVPLVPLQIILPLVISKYTTGPRPMEVYLKAIPYRIALTIVAAAVVWFTPAMIHNHHVPYYYYLILLVNYGLYQIALYSMFVAVMAFFARISDPAVGGTYMTLLNTLSNLGGNWPTTVVLWMVDVLTWKRCTNPTDNTCSDNEQQEACLNGGGKCELQIDGYYIEIVICLVYGILWFQWGKHKIRYLQSLPLSAWRVVHRQRAHTS